From one Verrucomicrobiota bacterium genomic stretch:
- a CDS encoding prepilin-type N-terminal cleavage/methylation domain-containing protein, which translates to MKTNVRNSQGGFTLVEIMIVVAIIGLLAAIAIPNFVKARTSAQQKSCISNLKQIDGAKDQWALEYKKAATDTYLLTDATLLAYLKGSVLPSCPSGGNYTAGANVGASPTCNLGTTLGHTL; encoded by the coding sequence ATGAAGACCAACGTCCGCAATTCCCAAGGGGGCTTCACGCTCGTGGAAATCATGATCGTCGTGGCCATCATCGGCCTGCTCGCCGCGATCGCGATCCCGAACTTCGTGAAGGCCCGCACGTCGGCCCAGCAGAAGAGTTGCATCTCGAACCTCAAGCAGATCGACGGCGCAAAGGACCAGTGGGCGCTCGAATACAAGAAGGCCGCCACCGACACTTATCTGCTGACGGACGCCACGCTGCTCGCGTATCTCAAGGGATCGGTGCTTCCCTCCTGCCCTTCCGGTGGCAACTACACGGCTGGCGCGAACGTCGGCGCGAGTCCGACCTGTAACCTGGGCACCACCCTTGGCCACACCCTCTAG